One Limisphaera ngatamarikiensis genomic window, CGATCAAGTCTCGGTGGTGACGTCGCCGCCGATGATGCGTTCCAGCAGGCCGTGTTCGGTTCGCAATAGCAGCGCCCCGCTGTCGTCGAGGGCCTCGGCTCGGCCGCTGAGGCGGCGGGAACCCACGACCAGCGTGACATGCCGGCCCAGGGTGCTGCAGTACCGCGCCCATTCTTCGGCCACGCTGCGGAATTCTCCGTCGCAAATGCGACGGTAGTCCTGGTCCAGAGCCTCCAACAGACCTGCCGCCAGGGCCGGACGGTCCAGCGGCTGGCCCAGTTCGATCCGGAGGGAGGTGGCCAGCCCCCGCAGCTCGGCCGGGAAATCACGTTGTTCCAGGTTCACATCCACCCCGATGCCCAGGACCACGTGGTGGAGCGTGTCCGGGTCACCGCTCATTTCGGTGAGGATCCCGACCACTTTCCGGCCGCGGCAGGTGATGTCGTTGGGCCATTTGATTTCCAACGGCAGCCCGGTGGCCTGTCGAAGTGCGCGGCAGACGGCCACCGCGGCGGCCACGGTGATCTGGGTGGCTTCGGTGGTCCGCAACGGGGGCCGCAGGAGGATCGAAAACCACAACCCCTTGCCGGCCGGGGAGACCCAACTCCGGCCCAAGCGACCTCGTCCGCGGGTTTGTTCCTCGGCGAAGATGACCACGCCTTCCCGGGCACCTTCGAGCGCCAGTTTTTCCGCAACGTCGTTGGTGGAGGACGTACAGGCGAAAACGCGGATGTCCCGGCCGATGCACCGGATCCGACCCGCCAACCGGGCCCAAAGATCGTCTGCGATCAACCGGTCGGGGCAGCGGATGAGCCGGTACCCGTGATGCGGACTGGCCTCGATTTCGAAACCCAGGGCACGCAGTTCCTGGATTCGGGACCAGACGGCGGCCCGTGTGATGCCGAGTTGTTCGGCCAGGTCGGCTCCGGAGACGCCGGCATTGCCGGCGGCATGGAGCGCAGCCAGGATGCGCGCGTCCGTGGTCATGGGCACTCAGAGAAAATCCAGGCCGATATCCACGGCCGGGGCCGAATGCGTCAGGGCGCCCACCGAAATGTCGTTGACGCCGGTTTCTGCGACGGCCCGGACGTTGTCGAGGTTGATACCCCCGCTGGCTTCGAGCCGGGCCCGCCCGGCCACGCGGCGCACTGCCTCCCGGAGGTCCGGCAGCGTGAAATTGTCCAGCAGGATGCGATCCGCCCCGGCTGCCAACGCCTGGTCCACCTGTTCCAACGTGTCGGCTTCGACTTCCACCTCCAACCCGGGCCACCGTTGGCGGGCTCGGGCCACGGCAGCCGCCACGGGGTTGGGGGAAGCGCCCTGCAGCATGCGGAGGTGATTGTCCTTGATGAGGATCAGATCGTGCAGGCCAAAGCGGTGATTGTGCCCACCGCCGCAGCGCACGGCGTATTTTTCGAAGGTGCGCCAGCCGGGCGTGGTTTTGCGCGTGTCGAGGATCCGTGCGCCGGTGCCGGCCACTGCGCGGACGAAGCGGGCGGTGTGAGTGGCAATGCCGGACAGCCGTTGCACGAAGTTCAGCGCCACGCGCTCGGCTGACAGCAACGCCCGGGCGGGGCCGTCCACCTCCAGCAACACGGCTTGGGCGGGTACGCTTTCGCCGTCTCTGACGCAAGGGCGCACCCGAACGGCCGGGCTGCGCAGGCGAAAGGCTTCCACGGCAAAATCCAGGCCGGCCAGGACCAGGGGCTCCCGGGCCCGCAGGACGGCCCGGGCCTGCGCCCTCGGGGCCACCAGGGCGATGGAAGTGAGATCACCGCGGCCCAGGTCCTCTCGCAGGGCCGCCCGAACAGCTCGACGCACCTCGCGTGGATCAAGTCCGGTCACGGACCTGAGTGTGGAAACGATCGGGCTCCGGGGCCAGCGTCAAATCGGCAAGAGTACCGAAGAGCCGCGGCGGCGGCGCGTCGACGCCTCTGTGGCAGCCTTGCGGGGCATGCACGGCCGGAATGATGCTTTACAGGCAGACTGAAAGTCCGGCTTCCTGAGGAGCGTCCAAGCCTTGGACCATGCAACCGATGCGCCACATCGGGGCTGCCGGGGCAGGCCAGGAGCGACAACAGGACCAGGGGACCGGTCGCGCCGGGTTGCATGGGTTTTCGCCCGCTCTGCTCTCGCGTTTTCCGGTCTGGCGTCGCGGGGTGCTTGTCGGGCTGTGGCTGTGGGTCTGGGTCTGCCCGGGACTTGCCGGGTGGAACCTCCGGGCCGATGGACTGCCTGCCGCGCCAGCGGTGCCGGAGGTGGCGCCGGTCTCGGAAGAGCTTCGCATGCGGCTGAAGCTGGGTCCGTTTTACCAAAAGCACGTTGAGGTGGGCGGGCTGCCGGTGTTGGGGTCCGCCCGGGTCAGTGATGCCGCGTTGCGCGAGGCGGCGTGGATCCTGGGCCATATGATGGCGGGGCGACCTGAATGGTTGGCCCGCATGGGCGAGCGAGGGGCACGCGTTGTGGTGATGGCCCACGACGAGTACACCACGGATGTCCCCGAGCACGCGCGGTTGCGTCCGAAGATTTACTGGGACCGGCGGGCGCGCGGCCTGGGCGGTCGCATCACCAGTTGCGGGGAGGAGAATCTGCTGGGGTTCCCCGGCGACCCTTATGCCGGGGAGAACATCCTGATCCACGAATTCGCGCATGCGTTGCACCATGTGGCCTTGCGTGGGCTGGAACCGGGCTTTCAGGAGGCGTTGGAAGAGCTCCACCGGCGCGCGCTGGCGGAGGGCCGTTGGTCCGGCACGTACGCAGCCAGCAACCCCGAGGAATACTGGGCCGAAGGGGTGCAGAGCTGGTTCGACTGCAACCGGGAAAACGACGCCAGTCACAATCACGTCAACACCCGGGAGGAACTGGAGTTGTACGATCCCGGGTTGGCGCGGCTTTGCGCCCGGGTTTTTGGACCGAACCCGTGGCGCTATCGCCGGCCCGGAGAACGGCCGCCCGAGGCGCGGGTCCATCTGGGTGATTTCGATCCGGGGAGGGCACCGCGGTTCCGATGGCCGGATCCGCCCCTGGGCGAACGTGTGGTGGTGCGGTTTGACCTGGCTGCGGGCTCGTTGGAAGCGGAACTGTATCCCCGGCAGGCTCCCCGGACGGTTCGGCATTTTCTGAATTTGGTGCGCGATGGTTTTTATCGCGGCGGGATCCTGATCTGGGTGCCGGCGGGCGGCTCGCAGAGCAGGGCCGGCTTTTGGGAGGGCCGGACGGATCCGGGTCGGGCGACTGAACTGCCGCCGCTGCTGACCTGGGAAGGGCCCGGCCAGGTTGGACCGGAACACGCCCGGGGTACGATTTGGTGGGTCTTCGAGGGACCGGCTGAACCCGCGGAGCGGTTCCGGATTGATGGTGGGGCGCAGGTGCTTCAGTCGGTGCCGGGCGCGGAGCCCGCGGGGTCGGGTACGAGACTGACCGCGTTGGGGCGGGTGATTCGTGGGTTGGATCTGCTCGAGCGGCTTCGTGACGATGCAGCTTCAGGGCTGCCCGCTCGGGCCGGTCTGCGCCTGCAGGGGGTTTACCGGCTCGAGTAGGGTTGACTTGGCGGTTTGCCGTCTGTGACGCCGGACGGTTCGGTGAAAGCTTTCGGAGAGGAAAGACCCGAATGCACGGAATGTGCGGGGAGTGTTGGCCGAGGCCTCTCGAGGCTCGGGCTCGTGCGGGAAGGGATCGGCGCCGGACCGCACGCGGTTGCGCTCAGAGCGGTTGTCGGCCGGCGTAACCGGCGTCGAGGTCGTGCCAGTACGCGATATCCGGCTCGCCCTCTTCCCAGCAAAGGAACACCTCGCGACCGTCGCGCAGTGCGGGGAAATCCACCAGCCCGCGGTCCAGGTCGCGAACGATGATCGAGCGCTTTTCCAGGTCCTCCAGGAGTTCGTGCAACGTGAACCAATCCCGGACGTACTGGTGCACCGTAGGGCCGCCCAGGTCGTAGCCGTTGGGGAAATCGCGTTCCAGGCGCCTGTGGAAGCGGTTGATCGAGTCGCGCAAGCCCCGGAGTGTGGCCAGACGCTGCTGGATCATGGGCAACAGGGCCCGGGCTTCTTCCAGGGTGTAGTGACGTTGGAACCGGCGCTTCATGGGGCGGGATGGGCCGATCCGGCGGCGGACGGATCGGGTTGGAGCTTGCGTCGGATGGTCTCGTTGTTCGGATCCAGCTCGAGCGCGCGTTGCCAGGCCTGACGCGCTTCGTTGGTTCGCCCCAGTGCGGCCAGGATGTCCCCGTAGTGGTCGTACATCGTGGGGTCGGGCTCGTCCATGGTGGCGAGTGCCTGTTCCATCCAGGGCAGGGCCTCGGCCGGCCGACCCAACTGGAACAGCACCCAGGCCATGCTGTCGAGGTAGGCACTGTTGTGCGGGTCGGCTTGGACGGCCTGTTCGATCAGTTGATGGGCCCGGTCGAGGTTTTCGCCCCGTTCAGCCCACATGTAGCCGAGGTAGTTTTGGGCCGGGTGAAACTTGGGATCCAGCTTCAGGCACTGCTCGAAGGCGCGTACGGCAGCCGGGATGTCGCCGGTTCGTTCGGCCGTGACGCCCAGTTGAAAGTAGAGCGCGGCGTTGAGGCGGTTGGTTTCCGAGGTGGAAGCCAGGACCTCGGCGGCGAGAAAGTGCTTCCGCGCGGTGGCGTAATCGCGCATCTGACTGGCGGCCAGACCCGAAAGGTACTCAACAAGGAACGTGCGGCCGATGTTGGTGCGGGCGCTTTCCATGGTGGCCAGGGCCTGTTGGGGCTGTTGCAGTGCCAACAGGGCCTGGGCCAGGTTGTAATAGGCTGCTTCAAGCTTGGGGTTGAGGGTCAATGCCCGGCGGTAGGCGTCCACCGCTTCAGCCGGGCGACCGGCTTCCAGCGCCAGGTTGGCCAGAACAAAGTGGACCTGAACGTTCATGGGGTCGGCTTTCGACAGATCCTCCAACACCTCGCGGGCGGGCTCGGCCCGGCCGGTTTGGAGGTACAGATCCGCCAGCCGGGCCAGCACAAGCCGGCGTAACGGAGAGGCCTCCGGCACGGCCGCACGGGCCTGTTCGTACCAGCGGATGGCCTGCTCGACCGCCCCGCTCCGAAGGTGAAGTTCGGCCAAACCGAATTGTTGTTCGGGTGTGGCGGGGTTGAGCGATTCGACCCGTCGGGCGGTGCGGGCCAGGACTTCGGCGCTTTGACTGCGTTCCGCCGGGTCGAGGGTGGTTAATCGGGCATAAGCGTCGGCCAGCACCAGCAGCGACTCGGCATCCGCGTGGGGAGCGTCGAGCAGCTCCCGGACGAACGCCAACGGCCGGGCCTCGGCCGGGAGCGCATCCGGCCGCTGCAAAACGGGCAGGAGCAAGGGCACCAGGGCGGCCAGGGGCGCACCCCGCTTGTGAGCCTCCCGCAGCGCCGTGAGGGCTTCCGTTGGCCGGTTTTGGAGGAGATGGCCTTCGGCCTGAAGCAACGGGAGTTCGTAGTGGGTGGAGTTGGTGCTGAAGGGCTGCAGGATGGCCAGGGCGGCGCCCGGTTGTTGGTAGCGCAGGAACCGGCGGGCCACCTCGCGCGCCAGTTCCTCATCTCCCGGAGCGGCTTCCAGAGCACTCCGGAATGCGGCCACGGCCCGCGGGATGTCGCCCTGGGTCTCGTACAGAACGCCCTCGGCAAAGCGCGCATCCGCCTCCATTTGCGCGCGGGGTGCCCCGGCCACGGGATCGCGCCGGCCAGACCCGGGGGACAAGGGCCACCAACGCGGGACCGGGGCGCATCCCGGTCCCGCCATCCAGGTTGCCAGGAGCAACAAAGCAGCGCTCCGGCAAAGTTGGCCGGTGACCGTCATGCGCTGATCATACCGCGCCGTGACCGGGAGGGCAAAATGCGGACGCGCGGGCGCCCGGACGGAAGGAAGAACGGCCGACCGGTCAGGTCTGCCAGGTGCGCTTCTTGTGACGGTGCATGCGTCGCTTCTTGCGGCGCTTGTGCTTGTTGATTTTGGCCTTGCGGCGCTTTTTGAGTGAACCCATAACTTGCTCGGCCCTCAGTATACGATTTTGTTCAGCGGATATTCAATGATGCCCTCGGCGCCCGCGGCCTTGAGCCGCGGGATCAGCTGCCGCACCACATGCTCGTCAATCACGGTTTCCACGGCCACCCAACCGGGCTGACTGAGCTGGGAGATGGTGGGGTTGCGCAGGGCGGGCAACAGATCCAACACCGGCTGAAGTTTCTCCTGGGGGACGTTCATTTTCAGTCCCACCATGACCTCGGCGTCCAATGCGCCCTTCAACAGCATGGCCAGTGTTTCGATCTTTTGCCGCTTCCAGGGATCGCGCCAGGCATCGTGGTTGGCAATCAACCGGGGGGTCGACACAAGAATCTCGTCGACGATCCGGAGTTTGTTGGCCCGCAGAGAGGAACCGGTCTCGGTCACCTCCACAATGGCGTCCACCAGTTCGTGGGCCTTGACCTCGGTGGCGCCCCAGGAGAACTCCACCTCGGCCTTGACCCCGTGTTTGCGCAGGTAACGCCGGGTGATGTTCACCACTTCGGTGGCAATGCGTTTGCCCTGGAGGTCCTTGACCGATCGGATGGGCGAATCCTCCGGCACGCACAGAACCCAACGCGCCGGGCGCCGGGTGGCCTTGCTGAAGAGGAACTCGCCCACCTCGTGCACCTTGGAGCCGTTTTCCACGATCCAGTCGTACCCGGTAATGCCGCAATCCAGATAGCCGTGTTCGACATACCGGCTGATCTCCTGGGCGCGGATGAGCCGGACCTCCAATTCCTCGTCATCCACGTAGGGGATGTACGAGCGGCTGCTGACCTCGATGTGGTAACCGGCCTTGGCCAGTTTGTCCAATGTAGCTTCCTGCAGGCTGCCCTTGGGCAGCCCGAATCGGAGGACCTTTCGTTGCGCCTGCGTTTTTGTTCCGGTGTTTTGTTGTTTCTGCTTGGCCATGCGAATCCAATGCGCCGGGATGGAAGAGCCCCCGTGGGCCTCCGTGGTTGAATCCTCCGCCCCGTGCGCGGCGCTCTTTTTTGCCAGCTTGGCCGGCCGATTGCCAACCTTTTCTTTGCCCGGCCCTCGGGGGGCGCATCTCAGGTTTTGACGCCCGGCCATTTTTGGGGGCTGGGCCCCGGCCCATTTTGACGGGGAACTGCCGCTGTCACCTCCGGGACCGCCCGGGGCGGCTTTGTTCAGATTTCCGCGTAGAAACCGTGAAGCGCCGGGTCCGGACGGGTTTGGCGTCGCCGGCGCGATAGGTCCGCGGCCGATCCGAGGGTGCAAAAGACCGAGAGGTGCCCCGTCAGGTGCCGGACCGGGCCGGCTGCTTCACGGGCGCGTCCCGGGGCCTGTCAGGGGCGGGAGGTTCATCCCGAGGTCGGGATGGTCTCGGGTTGCAGCACCAGCACCGCCAGAGGGGGCAGCGTGAGCGCAGCCGACCACGGCAGGCCGTGCCAGGGCACCTCTTCCGCGCGGACCCAGCCTCCGTTGCCGAGGTTGCTGCCGCCGTAGTAGGCGCTGTCCGTGTTCAAACGCTCCCGCCACGTTCCGCCCCGGGGCAGTCCCACGCGGTACCCAAAGCGCGGCACGGGTGTGAGATTGAGAATCACCACGCATTCGGGTGCCGGCCTCAGGGCGCGTCGCACAAACGACAACACGCTCTGTTCGTGATCCGAGCAGTCAATCCACTGGAATCCGGCGGGGTCGTAATCGGCCTCCCAGAGGGCCGGTTCGGCCCGGTACAGTCCGTTCAGATCCGCCACCAGGCGTTGAATCCCCTGATGCAACGGGTGTTGCTCGGCCAGGGCCCAGTCCAGGGCCGCGTTGGCGTTCCACTCGGTCCGTTGGCCCCATTCGCCGCCCATGAACAGGAGCTGTTTACCCGGGAACAGCCATTGATAGGCCAGGAGCGCCCGCAGGTTGGCGGCCCGCTGCCAGTCGTCGCCCGGCATCTTCCCCCAGAGCGAGCCCTTGCCGTGCACCACTTCGTCATGGGACAACGGCAGGATGAAGTTCTCGTGGTGATGGTAGAGCATCGCAAAG contains:
- the nadC gene encoding carboxylating nicotinate-nucleotide diphosphorylase, producing MRRAVRAALREDLGRGDLTSIALVAPRAQARAVLRAREPLVLAGLDFAVEAFRLRSPAVRVRPCVRDGESVPAQAVLLEVDGPARALLSAERVALNFVQRLSGIATHTARFVRAVAGTGARILDTRKTTPGWRTFEKYAVRCGGGHNHRFGLHDLILIKDNHLRMLQGASPNPVAAAVARARQRWPGLEVEVEADTLEQVDQALAAGADRILLDNFTLPDLREAVRRVAGRARLEASGGINLDNVRAVAETGVNDISVGALTHSAPAVDIGLDFL
- a CDS encoding biotin--[acetyl-CoA-carboxylase] ligase, producing MTTDARILAALHAAGNAGVSGADLAEQLGITRAAVWSRIQELRALGFEIEASPHHGYRLIRCPDRLIADDLWARLAGRIRCIGRDIRVFACTSSTNDVAEKLALEGAREGVVIFAEEQTRGRGRLGRSWVSPAGKGLWFSILLRPPLRTTEATQITVAAAVAVCRALRQATGLPLEIKWPNDITCRGRKVVGILTEMSGDPDTLHHVVLGIGVDVNLEQRDFPAELRGLATSLRIELGQPLDRPALAAGLLEALDQDYRRICDGEFRSVAEEWARYCSTLGRHVTLVVGSRRLSGRAEALDDSGALLLRTEHGLLERIIGGDVTTET
- a CDS encoding tetratricopeptide repeat protein, whose translation is MAGAPRAQMEADARFAEGVLYETQGDIPRAVAAFRSALEAAPGDEELAREVARRFLRYQQPGAALAILQPFSTNSTHYELPLLQAEGHLLQNRPTEALTALREAHKRGAPLAALVPLLLPVLQRPDALPAEARPLAFVRELLDAPHADAESLLVLADAYARLTTLDPAERSQSAEVLARTARRVESLNPATPEQQFGLAELHLRSGAVEQAIRWYEQARAAVPEASPLRRLVLARLADLYLQTGRAEPAREVLEDLSKADPMNVQVHFVLANLALEAGRPAEAVDAYRRALTLNPKLEAAYYNLAQALLALQQPQQALATMESARTNIGRTFLVEYLSGLAASQMRDYATARKHFLAAEVLASTSETNRLNAALYFQLGVTAERTGDIPAAVRAFEQCLKLDPKFHPAQNYLGYMWAERGENLDRAHQLIEQAVQADPHNSAYLDSMAWVLFQLGRPAEALPWMEQALATMDEPDPTMYDHYGDILAALGRTNEARQAWQRALELDPNNETIRRKLQPDPSAAGSAHPAP
- a CDS encoding DUF2203 domain-containing protein, whose protein sequence is MKRRFQRHYTLEEARALLPMIQQRLATLRGLRDSINRFHRRLERDFPNGYDLGGPTVHQYVRDWFTLHELLEDLEKRSIIVRDLDRGLVDFPALRDGREVFLCWEEGEPDIAYWHDLDAGYAGRQPL
- a CDS encoding peptidylprolyl isomerase, whose amino-acid sequence is MQPMRHIGAAGAGQERQQDQGTGRAGLHGFSPALLSRFPVWRRGVLVGLWLWVWVCPGLAGWNLRADGLPAAPAVPEVAPVSEELRMRLKLGPFYQKHVEVGGLPVLGSARVSDAALREAAWILGHMMAGRPEWLARMGERGARVVVMAHDEYTTDVPEHARLRPKIYWDRRARGLGGRITSCGEENLLGFPGDPYAGENILIHEFAHALHHVALRGLEPGFQEALEELHRRALAEGRWSGTYAASNPEEYWAEGVQSWFDCNRENDASHNHVNTREELELYDPGLARLCARVFGPNPWRYRRPGERPPEARVHLGDFDPGRAPRFRWPDPPLGERVVVRFDLAAGSLEAELYPRQAPRTVRHFLNLVRDGFYRGGILIWVPAGGSQSRAGFWEGRTDPGRATELPPLLTWEGPGQVGPEHARGTIWWVFEGPAEPAERFRIDGGAQVLQSVPGAEPAGSGTRLTALGRVIRGLDLLERLRDDAASGLPARAGLRLQGVYRLE
- the hisG gene encoding ATP phosphoribosyltransferase — protein: MAKQKQQNTGTKTQAQRKVLRFGLPKGSLQEATLDKLAKAGYHIEVSSRSYIPYVDDEELEVRLIRAQEISRYVEHGYLDCGITGYDWIVENGSKVHEVGEFLFSKATRRPARWVLCVPEDSPIRSVKDLQGKRIATEVVNITRRYLRKHGVKAEVEFSWGATEVKAHELVDAIVEVTETGSSLRANKLRIVDEILVSTPRLIANHDAWRDPWKRQKIETLAMLLKGALDAEVMVGLKMNVPQEKLQPVLDLLPALRNPTISQLSQPGWVAVETVIDEHVVRQLIPRLKAAGAEGIIEYPLNKIVY